The Pseudomonas iranensis genome includes a window with the following:
- a CDS encoding MarR family transcriptional regulator, with translation MPLTDQHRFGMQLAQMSRGWRAELDRRLAGLGLSQARWLVLLHLARFEEAPTQRELAQSVGVEGPTLARLLDSLENQGLVQRQSVMEDRRAKKIVLCAPALPLIEQIETIATQLRHELFEGVDEADLKVCMRVHGHILANLEKS, from the coding sequence ATGCCGTTAACCGATCAACATCGCTTTGGTATGCAACTGGCCCAGATGTCTCGTGGCTGGCGTGCCGAACTGGATCGTCGTCTCGCCGGGCTGGGCCTGTCGCAGGCGCGCTGGCTGGTGCTGCTGCATCTGGCGCGTTTTGAAGAGGCACCGACCCAACGCGAACTGGCGCAGAGTGTCGGCGTCGAAGGCCCGACCCTGGCGCGCTTGCTTGATAGTCTGGAAAACCAGGGACTGGTGCAACGCCAGTCAGTGATGGAAGACCGCCGGGCGAAAAAAATCGTGCTCTGCGCACCTGCGCTGCCCCTGATCGAACAGATCGAAACCATTGCCACACAGTTGCGCCACGAATTGTTCGAGGGCGTCGACGAGGCGGATTTGAAGGTGTGCATGCGCGTCCACGGTCACATTCTGGCCAACCTGGAAAAATCTTGA